One region of Cucurbita pepo subsp. pepo cultivar mu-cu-16 chromosome LG03, ASM280686v2, whole genome shotgun sequence genomic DNA includes:
- the LOC111790524 gene encoding uncharacterized protein LOC111790524 isoform X2, with translation MTQNQLIDSLTSHISLYHSTSGNFNRDPNPNPRSSILKWFSSLSVHQRQAHLTVVDFKFVQVLIQMVAEVRKRGHGFFILLPDIPSCDPLHLPSLCFKKSRGLLSRVSESSVSERMIFESSRLFGSREGDKLEECSCSLKNIDSLTVSEDFVSNVDKFVEAMDGVSNGAFLRGEGGDMASNWAELNWLKAKGYYSIEAFVANKLEVALRLSWMSLNNGKKRSVKVKEKASAIGMATNVFWRKKGCVDWWDKLDASSKEKILTAILGKSAKSLIHEILRWTSGLAEHEMGLFSAEWNRPFRYNCTISQPRSMLTSQADLHIDFNIIPAAHSGKPYLLTNIFRNLLVLQDIVTMVTSCLHDEYYKTNLFYSTLGSICAIPDCILRKLRELLMFTSLDCTKLELLGDGTSKSLPSKLREDLGASRRRKKGKSRKSQNPVLRACADDLSCNKFLKEFDKECAHKGREDIAESTTMSIMSKGNETCREISSDVSKTVHDDNTSVGKDQGTARRKKKHKSKNSCGNSRLVEIKPSVGPAVKFSSPFSSQDQVAELDNIIRKPSISSIKNDSSNNYESSTLNSSPLVPSIEPNSEYDSSQNIEVHEVSGLAKSVCQIGPGESQFPKGIIENQRLSSTLETSTSFMDCSVVPSHLPSLKLKTIVKSDVNVKGSVQTYELRDKSSLLDKLPRTIDVKEKVCLSRHQLSGDTCNTKALNSLKHSPYEWHGVASLYIPPFNSHLPPATDRLHLDVGHNWHNHFRRSFAPAMHQSRNSSVKGVCNPVMTRPVLMSLDWPPVLRSASGLASTMMSNHDIGFLTRRQSSFCQGFPTNSNQISTEDEYSGNLTDFPDLSNNQDLAEECDGNWISEEELEMHAVSGIDYNQYFGGGVMYWNPSDHHGTGFSRPPSLSSDDSSWAWREADMNRTVDDMVAFSSSYSNGLTSPTSTSFCSPSDPVGSGKQALGYVVQGSDLPNNMLHSSPTMKDTVTEEDAPRSSPNLPSDVEGKTGDSHSFPILRPIVVPSMSRERSRSEFCHGRDHKSPCIPPTRREQSRVKRPPSPVVLCVPRAPIPPPPSPVSDSRKQRGFPTVRSGSSSPRHWGVKGWYPDGTNMEEACLRIDGAEVVWPNWRNKSKSNCSTVQPLSLIAMSQIALDQEHLDVAFPLFPPTSGRSVKKESLSLIHSRLHDEIDSFCKHVAAENMAKKPYITWAVKRVTRSLQVLWPRSRTNIFGSNATGLSLPTSDVDLVVCLPPVRNLEPIKEAGILEGRNGIKETCLQHAARYLSNQEWVKSDSLKTVENTAIPIIMLVVEVPHDLIILPTSNMQSPKEESSAVSGKQDVNILNNMAGLEDSALPKCFEVNYDTSISTKSVRIDISFKTPSHTGLQTSELVKELTEQFPATIPLALVLKKFLADRSLDQSYSGGLSSYCLVLFIIRFLQHEHHLGRPINQNFGSLLMDFLYFFGYVFDPRQMRISIQGSGVYIKRERGYSIDPLHIDDPLFPMNNVGRNCFRIHQCIKAFSEAYSILERELISLHDNCDTSSDGTNKMLQKIIPSIDLS, from the exons ATGACCCAGAACCAGCTTATCGACTCCCTTACATCCCATATCTCTCTCTACCACTCTACATCTGGTAATTTCAACCGTGATCCCAATCCCAATCCCAGGTCCTCGATCCTCAAATGGTTCTCTTCTCTCAGCGTCCACCAACGCCAAGCTCACCTCACGGTCGTTGATTTCAAATTCGTCCAAGTTCTCATCCAAATGGTGGCAGAAGTTCGGAAACGAGGACACGGTTTCTTCATCCTCCTGCCTGACATTCCCTCCTGCGACCCTCTGCACCTACCCAGCTTATGCTTTAAGAAGTCCCGCGGACTCTTGTCTCGTGTCTCCGAGTCCAGCGTGTCCGAAAGGATGATTTTCGAGTCCAGTCGACTATTCGGTTCCAGGGAAGGCGATAAGCTCGAGGAGTGTTCTTGTTCGTTAAAGAACATCGATTCTTTAACTGTAAGCGAGGATTTCGTCTCAAACGTGGACAAATTTGTCGAGGCAATGGACGGAGTTTCAAATGGGGCGTTTTTGAGAGGTGAAGGGGGTGACATGGCGTCCAATTGGGCTGAGTTAAATTGGTTAAAAGCGAAAGGATATTACAGTATCGAGGCCTTTGTGGCAAACAAGTTGGAGGTGGCTTTGAGACTCTCATGGATGAGCTTgaataatggaaaaaaaagatcGGTAAAGGTCAAAGAAAAGGCTAGCGCAATTGGCATGGCGACAAACGTGTTTTGGAGGAAGAAGGGATGCGTGGACTGGTGGGATAAATTGGATGCTTCgtcaaaggaaaaaatattgaCAGCAATTCTGGGAAAATCAGCAAAAAGTTTG ATACATGAGATTCTGAGATGGACTAGTGGACTTGCGGAGCATGAGATGGGGCTCTTTAGTGCGGAATGGAATAGACCGTTTAGGTACAATTGTACTATATCTCAACCAAGGTCCATGTTAACATCCCAAGCGGACCTGCATATTGACTTCAACATAATTCCAGCTGCCCATTCTGGAAAACCTTATTTGTTAACCAACATCTTTAGAAATTTGCTTGTGCTTCAGGACATTGTTACGATGGTAACATCGTGTCTTCATGATGAATACTACAAGACTAATCTATTTTATAGCACTTTGGGTTCTATCTGCGCCATCCCTGATtgtatattaagaaaattgcGGGAACTTCTTATGTTTACTTCACTTGATTGCACAAAACTTGAACTTCTAGGAGACGGGACTAGTAAGTCATTGCCTAGTAAATTAAGAGAGGATCTAGGTGCTTCCCGTCgaaggaaaaagggaaagagcCGGAAGTCGCAGAATCCTGTGCTGAGGGCATGCGCGGATGATTTATCATGCAATAAATTTCTGAAG GAATTTGACAAGGAGTGTGCTCATAAAGGGAGAGAAGATATAGCAGAATCCACAACTATGTCGATTATGTCGAAGGGAAATGAGACTTGTAGAGAAATTTCATCTGATGTATCTAAAACG GTACATGACGATAACACGAGTGTTGGAAAAGATCAAGGCACTGcaaggaggaagaaaaaacaCAAGAGTAAAAACTCTTGTGGGAACAGCAGATTAGTTGAAATAAAACCTTCTGTTGGGCCAGCCGTTAAATTTTCCTCTCCTTTTAGTTCTCAGGATCAGGTAGCAGAGTTGGATAATATAATCAGAAAACCTTCCATCTCAAGTATCAAGAATGATAGTTCAAATAATTATGAGAGTTCAACATTAAACTCAAGTCCTCTAGTTCCCTCTATCGAACCTAATAGCGAGTATGACAGTAGCCAAAATATTGAAGTACATGAAGTTTCTGGGTTAGCAAAATCTGTCTGCCAAATTGGTCCTGGAGAATCTCAGTTCCCAAAAGgaataattgaaaatcaaCGCTTATCATCTACTTTGGAAACTTCTACATCTTTTATGGATTGTAGTGTAGTACCTTCTCATTTGCCTTCATTAAAGCTAAAGACTATCGTCAAAAGTGATGTTAATGTGAAGGGTTCTGTGCAAACTTACGAATTAAGAGATAAATCATCTTTGTTGGATAAGCTTCCAAGAACCATTGATGTAAAGGAGAAAGTATGCTTATCTCGACATCAGCTTAGTGGTGATACTTGTAATACTAAGGCCTTGAATTCCTTGAAACATTCTCCCTATGAATGGCATGGTGTAGCTTCTTTGTATATCCCACCATTCAATTCACATCTCCCACCTGCTACTGATAGACTACATTTAGATGTTGGTCATAATTGGCACAACCATTTCCGTCGGTCTTTTGCACCTGCAATGCATCAATCAAGAAATTCTTCTGTTAAAGGTGTTTGTAATCCAGTTATGACTCGACCAGTGTTAATGAGTCTAGATTGGCCCCCAGTCTTACGGAGTGCTTCTGGCCTGGCTTCAACAATGATGTCAAATCATGATATTGGGTTTCTTACTAGGAGACAATCTTCTTTTTGTCAGGGGTTCCCCACTAACAGCAATCAAATTAGCACGGAAGATGAGTACTCTGGTAATCTCACTGATTTTCCTGATTTGTCAAACAATCAAGATCTAGCAGAGGAGTGTGATGGAAACTGGATATCGGAGGAAGAATTGGAAATGCATGCAGTTTCTGGGATAGACTATAATCAGTATTTTGGTGGTGGTGTAATGTACTGGAACCCTTCTGATCATCATGGGACAGGGTTCTCTCGACCTCCTTCTCTGAGTTCTGATGATAGCTCATGGGCTTGGCGTGAAGCTGACATGAACAGGACTGTTGATGATATGGttgctttctcttcttcttacaGTAATGGGTTGACTTCCCCAACTTCTACttcattttgttctccttctgATCCAGTGGGTTCTGGAAAGCAGGCTCTTGGTTATGTGGTTCAAGGGTCTGATCTACCTAACAACATGCTTCATTCCTCACCAACTATGAAAGACACGGTGACAGAGGAGGATGCTCCTAGATCTTCGCCAAATTTGCCCAGTGATGTTGAAGGGAAGACAGGCGACTCACATTCATTTCCGATCTTGCGCCCTATTGTTGTTCCAAGTATGTCAAGGGAAAGATCAAGATCTGAGTTCTGCCATGGTCGTGATCATAAAAGCCCATGTATCCCTCCCACTAGGAGAGAGCAATCTCGAGTAAAGCGTCCACCATCTCCAGTAGTTCTTTGTGTTCCACGGGCGCCAATACCACCTCCACCTTCTCCTGTAAGTGATTCCAGGAAGCAGAGAGGGTTTCCAACTGTTAGATCTGGTAGCTCAAGTCCAAGGCATTGGGGTGTGAAGGGTTGGTATCCTGATGGAACTAATATGGAAGAAGCATGCTTGCGTATTGATGGTGCTGAAGTAGTATGGCCTAATTGgagaaataaaagtaaatcTAATTGCTCGACAGTTCAACCTTTATCATTAATAGCAATGTCCCAGATAGCTCTCGATCAGGAACAT CTAGATGTTGCATTTCCTCTCTTTCCACCTACTAGTGGTCGCTCTGTAAAAAAGGAATCTCTTTCTTTGATCCATAGCCGCCTACATGATGAGATCGACTCTTTCTGCAAGCAT GTTGCTGCAGAAAACATGGCTAAGAAGCCTTACATCACTTGGGCTGTTAAACGGGTCACACGGTCCCTTCAAGTCTTATGGCCCAGGTCTAGGACAAACATTTTTGGTTCAAATGCAACTGGTTTGTCCCTCCCCACGAGTGATGTGGATCTTGTGGTTTGTCTGCCTCCAGTGAGAAATTTG GAACCTATTAAAGAAGCTGGGATCTTAGAGGGACGTAATGGTATCAAGGAGACCTGCCTTCAG CATGCTGCCAGATATCTTTCCAATCAGGAATGGGTAAAAAGTGATTCTTTAAAGACGGTGGAAAATACTGCT ATACCTATTATCATGCTTGTTGTTGAAGTTCCCCATGATCTCATTATTTTGCCCACGTCAAATATGCAATCACCTAAGGAGGAATCCTCTGCTGTATCTGGAAAACAAGATGTCAACATTCTCAATAATATGGCTGGTCTAGAAGATTCTGCATTGCCAAAATGTTTTGAGGTGAATTATGATACCTCTATTAGCACCAAGTCAGTTCGCattgacatcagtttcaagacTCCATCACATACAGGACTTCAAACTTCTGAGCTG GTTAAGGAGCTGACTGAACAATTTCCAGCTACTATACCTTTGGCTTTGGTACTGAAGAAATTTTTGGCAGATCGTAGTCTTGATCAGTCCTATTCTGGCGGTTTAAGTTCTTATTGTTTG
- the LOC111790524 gene encoding uncharacterized protein LOC111790524 isoform X3, with translation MTQNQLIDSLTSHISLYHSTSGNFNRDPNPNPRSSILKWFSSLSVHQRQAHLTVVDFKFVQVLIQMVAEVRKRGHGFFILLPDIPSCDPLHLPSLCFKKSRGLLSRVSESSVSERMIFESSRLFGSREGDKLEECSCSLKNIDSLTVSEDFVSNVDKFVEAMDGVSNGAFLRGEGGDMASNWAELNWLKAKGYYSIEAFVANKLEVALRLSWMSLNNGKKRSVKVKEKASAIGMATNVFWRKKGCVDWWDKLDASSKEKILTAILGKSAKSLIHEILRWTSGLAEHEMGLFSAEWNRPFRYNCTISQPRSMLTSQADLHIDFNIIPAAHSGKPYLLTNIFRNLLVLQDIVTMVTSCLHDEYYKTNLFYSTLGSICAIPDCILRKLRELLMFTSLDCTKLELLGDGTSKSLPSKLREDLGASRRRKKGKSRKSQNPVLRACADDLSCNKFLKPQEFDKECAHKGREDIAESTTMSIMSKGNETCREISSDVHDDNTSVGKDQGTARRKKKHKSKNSCGNSRLVEIKPSVGPAVKFSSPFSSQDQVAELDNIIRKPSISSIKNDSSNNYESSTLNSSPLVPSIEPNSEYDSSQNIEVHEVSGLAKSVCQIGPGESQFPKGIIENQRLSSTLETSTSFMDCSVVPSHLPSLKLKTIVKSDVNVKGSVQTYELRDKSSLLDKLPRTIDVKEKVCLSRHQLSGDTCNTKALNSLKHSPYEWHGVASLYIPPFNSHLPPATDRLHLDVGHNWHNHFRRSFAPAMHQSRNSSVKGVCNPVMTRPVLMSLDWPPVLRSASGLASTMMSNHDIGFLTRRQSSFCQGFPTNSNQISTEDEYSGNLTDFPDLSNNQDLAEECDGNWISEEELEMHAVSGIDYNQYFGGGVMYWNPSDHHGTGFSRPPSLSSDDSSWAWREADMNRTVDDMVAFSSSYSNGLTSPTSTSFCSPSDPVGSGKQALGYVVQGSDLPNNMLHSSPTMKDTVTEEDAPRSSPNLPSDVEGKTGDSHSFPILRPIVVPSMSRERSRSEFCHGRDHKSPCIPPTRREQSRVKRPPSPVVLCVPRAPIPPPPSPVSDSRKQRGFPTVRSGSSSPRHWGVKGWYPDGTNMEEACLRIDGAEVVWPNWRNKSKSNCSTVQPLSLIAMSQIALDQEHLDVAFPLFPPTSGRSVKKESLSLIHSRLHDEIDSFCKHVAAENMAKKPYITWAVKRVTRSLQVLWPRSRTNIFGSNATGLSLPTSDVDLVVCLPPVRNLEPIKEAGILEGRNGIKETCLQHAARYLSNQEWVKSDSLKTVENTAIPIIMLVVEVPHDLIILPTSNMQSPKEESSAVSGKQDVNILNNMAGLEDSALPKCFEVNYDTSISTKSVRIDISFKTPSHTGLQTSELVKELTEQFPATIPLALVLKKFLADRSLDQSYSGGLSSYCLVLFIIRFLQHEHHLGRPINQNFGSLLMDFLYFFGYVFDPRQMRISIQGSGVYIKRERGYSIDPLHIDDPLFPMNNVGRNCFRIHQCIKAFSEAYSILERELISLHDNCDTSSDGTNKMLQKIIPSIDLS, from the exons ATGACCCAGAACCAGCTTATCGACTCCCTTACATCCCATATCTCTCTCTACCACTCTACATCTGGTAATTTCAACCGTGATCCCAATCCCAATCCCAGGTCCTCGATCCTCAAATGGTTCTCTTCTCTCAGCGTCCACCAACGCCAAGCTCACCTCACGGTCGTTGATTTCAAATTCGTCCAAGTTCTCATCCAAATGGTGGCAGAAGTTCGGAAACGAGGACACGGTTTCTTCATCCTCCTGCCTGACATTCCCTCCTGCGACCCTCTGCACCTACCCAGCTTATGCTTTAAGAAGTCCCGCGGACTCTTGTCTCGTGTCTCCGAGTCCAGCGTGTCCGAAAGGATGATTTTCGAGTCCAGTCGACTATTCGGTTCCAGGGAAGGCGATAAGCTCGAGGAGTGTTCTTGTTCGTTAAAGAACATCGATTCTTTAACTGTAAGCGAGGATTTCGTCTCAAACGTGGACAAATTTGTCGAGGCAATGGACGGAGTTTCAAATGGGGCGTTTTTGAGAGGTGAAGGGGGTGACATGGCGTCCAATTGGGCTGAGTTAAATTGGTTAAAAGCGAAAGGATATTACAGTATCGAGGCCTTTGTGGCAAACAAGTTGGAGGTGGCTTTGAGACTCTCATGGATGAGCTTgaataatggaaaaaaaagatcGGTAAAGGTCAAAGAAAAGGCTAGCGCAATTGGCATGGCGACAAACGTGTTTTGGAGGAAGAAGGGATGCGTGGACTGGTGGGATAAATTGGATGCTTCgtcaaaggaaaaaatattgaCAGCAATTCTGGGAAAATCAGCAAAAAGTTTG ATACATGAGATTCTGAGATGGACTAGTGGACTTGCGGAGCATGAGATGGGGCTCTTTAGTGCGGAATGGAATAGACCGTTTAGGTACAATTGTACTATATCTCAACCAAGGTCCATGTTAACATCCCAAGCGGACCTGCATATTGACTTCAACATAATTCCAGCTGCCCATTCTGGAAAACCTTATTTGTTAACCAACATCTTTAGAAATTTGCTTGTGCTTCAGGACATTGTTACGATGGTAACATCGTGTCTTCATGATGAATACTACAAGACTAATCTATTTTATAGCACTTTGGGTTCTATCTGCGCCATCCCTGATtgtatattaagaaaattgcGGGAACTTCTTATGTTTACTTCACTTGATTGCACAAAACTTGAACTTCTAGGAGACGGGACTAGTAAGTCATTGCCTAGTAAATTAAGAGAGGATCTAGGTGCTTCCCGTCgaaggaaaaagggaaagagcCGGAAGTCGCAGAATCCTGTGCTGAGGGCATGCGCGGATGATTTATCATGCAATAAATTTCTGAAG CCTCAGGAATTTGACAAGGAGTGTGCTCATAAAGGGAGAGAAGATATAGCAGAATCCACAACTATGTCGATTATGTCGAAGGGAAATGAGACTTGTAGAGAAATTTCATCTGAT GTACATGACGATAACACGAGTGTTGGAAAAGATCAAGGCACTGcaaggaggaagaaaaaacaCAAGAGTAAAAACTCTTGTGGGAACAGCAGATTAGTTGAAATAAAACCTTCTGTTGGGCCAGCCGTTAAATTTTCCTCTCCTTTTAGTTCTCAGGATCAGGTAGCAGAGTTGGATAATATAATCAGAAAACCTTCCATCTCAAGTATCAAGAATGATAGTTCAAATAATTATGAGAGTTCAACATTAAACTCAAGTCCTCTAGTTCCCTCTATCGAACCTAATAGCGAGTATGACAGTAGCCAAAATATTGAAGTACATGAAGTTTCTGGGTTAGCAAAATCTGTCTGCCAAATTGGTCCTGGAGAATCTCAGTTCCCAAAAGgaataattgaaaatcaaCGCTTATCATCTACTTTGGAAACTTCTACATCTTTTATGGATTGTAGTGTAGTACCTTCTCATTTGCCTTCATTAAAGCTAAAGACTATCGTCAAAAGTGATGTTAATGTGAAGGGTTCTGTGCAAACTTACGAATTAAGAGATAAATCATCTTTGTTGGATAAGCTTCCAAGAACCATTGATGTAAAGGAGAAAGTATGCTTATCTCGACATCAGCTTAGTGGTGATACTTGTAATACTAAGGCCTTGAATTCCTTGAAACATTCTCCCTATGAATGGCATGGTGTAGCTTCTTTGTATATCCCACCATTCAATTCACATCTCCCACCTGCTACTGATAGACTACATTTAGATGTTGGTCATAATTGGCACAACCATTTCCGTCGGTCTTTTGCACCTGCAATGCATCAATCAAGAAATTCTTCTGTTAAAGGTGTTTGTAATCCAGTTATGACTCGACCAGTGTTAATGAGTCTAGATTGGCCCCCAGTCTTACGGAGTGCTTCTGGCCTGGCTTCAACAATGATGTCAAATCATGATATTGGGTTTCTTACTAGGAGACAATCTTCTTTTTGTCAGGGGTTCCCCACTAACAGCAATCAAATTAGCACGGAAGATGAGTACTCTGGTAATCTCACTGATTTTCCTGATTTGTCAAACAATCAAGATCTAGCAGAGGAGTGTGATGGAAACTGGATATCGGAGGAAGAATTGGAAATGCATGCAGTTTCTGGGATAGACTATAATCAGTATTTTGGTGGTGGTGTAATGTACTGGAACCCTTCTGATCATCATGGGACAGGGTTCTCTCGACCTCCTTCTCTGAGTTCTGATGATAGCTCATGGGCTTGGCGTGAAGCTGACATGAACAGGACTGTTGATGATATGGttgctttctcttcttcttacaGTAATGGGTTGACTTCCCCAACTTCTACttcattttgttctccttctgATCCAGTGGGTTCTGGAAAGCAGGCTCTTGGTTATGTGGTTCAAGGGTCTGATCTACCTAACAACATGCTTCATTCCTCACCAACTATGAAAGACACGGTGACAGAGGAGGATGCTCCTAGATCTTCGCCAAATTTGCCCAGTGATGTTGAAGGGAAGACAGGCGACTCACATTCATTTCCGATCTTGCGCCCTATTGTTGTTCCAAGTATGTCAAGGGAAAGATCAAGATCTGAGTTCTGCCATGGTCGTGATCATAAAAGCCCATGTATCCCTCCCACTAGGAGAGAGCAATCTCGAGTAAAGCGTCCACCATCTCCAGTAGTTCTTTGTGTTCCACGGGCGCCAATACCACCTCCACCTTCTCCTGTAAGTGATTCCAGGAAGCAGAGAGGGTTTCCAACTGTTAGATCTGGTAGCTCAAGTCCAAGGCATTGGGGTGTGAAGGGTTGGTATCCTGATGGAACTAATATGGAAGAAGCATGCTTGCGTATTGATGGTGCTGAAGTAGTATGGCCTAATTGgagaaataaaagtaaatcTAATTGCTCGACAGTTCAACCTTTATCATTAATAGCAATGTCCCAGATAGCTCTCGATCAGGAACAT CTAGATGTTGCATTTCCTCTCTTTCCACCTACTAGTGGTCGCTCTGTAAAAAAGGAATCTCTTTCTTTGATCCATAGCCGCCTACATGATGAGATCGACTCTTTCTGCAAGCAT GTTGCTGCAGAAAACATGGCTAAGAAGCCTTACATCACTTGGGCTGTTAAACGGGTCACACGGTCCCTTCAAGTCTTATGGCCCAGGTCTAGGACAAACATTTTTGGTTCAAATGCAACTGGTTTGTCCCTCCCCACGAGTGATGTGGATCTTGTGGTTTGTCTGCCTCCAGTGAGAAATTTG GAACCTATTAAAGAAGCTGGGATCTTAGAGGGACGTAATGGTATCAAGGAGACCTGCCTTCAG CATGCTGCCAGATATCTTTCCAATCAGGAATGGGTAAAAAGTGATTCTTTAAAGACGGTGGAAAATACTGCT ATACCTATTATCATGCTTGTTGTTGAAGTTCCCCATGATCTCATTATTTTGCCCACGTCAAATATGCAATCACCTAAGGAGGAATCCTCTGCTGTATCTGGAAAACAAGATGTCAACATTCTCAATAATATGGCTGGTCTAGAAGATTCTGCATTGCCAAAATGTTTTGAGGTGAATTATGATACCTCTATTAGCACCAAGTCAGTTCGCattgacatcagtttcaagacTCCATCACATACAGGACTTCAAACTTCTGAGCTG GTTAAGGAGCTGACTGAACAATTTCCAGCTACTATACCTTTGGCTTTGGTACTGAAGAAATTTTTGGCAGATCGTAGTCTTGATCAGTCCTATTCTGGCGGTTTAAGTTCTTATTGTTTG